A segment of the Oncorhynchus clarkii lewisi isolate Uvic-CL-2024 chromosome 11, UVic_Ocla_1.0, whole genome shotgun sequence genome:
gaaaataagtacttttttgccccactgtaggactcgttttactgcggatatagatacttttgtacccgtttcctccagcatcttcacagggtcctttgctgttgttctgggattgatttgcacttttcgcaccaaagtatgttaatctctaggagacagaatgcatctccttcctgagcagtatgatggctgcttggtcccatgatgtttatacttgcgtactattgttcattcagataaacgtggtaccgtcgggcatttggaaattgctcccaaggatgaaccagatttgtggaggtctacaatttttgttctgaggtcttggatgatttcttttgattttcccatgatgtcaagcagaggttctgagtttgaaggtaggctgtgaaatacatccacaggtacacctccaactgactcaaatgatgtcaattagcatatcagaagcttctaaagccatgacattattttctggaattttccaagctgtttaaaaggcaaagtcaacttagtgtatgtaaacttctgacccactggaattgtgatagtgattaaaagtgaaataatctgtctgtaaacaattgttggaaaaattacttgtgtcatgcacaaagtagatgtcctaaccgacttgccaaaactatagtttgttaacaagaaatttgtggagtggttgaaaaacgagttttattgactccaacctaagtgtatgtaaacttccgacttcaactgtacagtatataacattctatcggttgcaagaattttgtataataatttcaaTTCGGCAtcgttttgtgtatcagttcataaaccatgtaatCAGTACGAAAATCtcctcccaactattttgcaacatgtatggcacagctgtcaattttaaaaaattaaactgGTGTACTTCATTCATCACAATTATCTTtagccaattttggtctttaatgcagggccgacagaagTTCCTTACCTTCTCCCCTTTCCTTCTCAATTTTTGCAgtaatgctgcaatcagttggttgtaattttagATTGAGCAGACATTTCCACCCAGGTTTCATTGAAATTAATAGGAGCGTCTCACGCTCAGCAAGTCTAGTGTAGCAGGACATTAAGTTACGCCTCAACTGGGGAGGGGGCCATTGGAAAACACTtcattgtttaaaaaaagaagTCAGACACCAGAGGGCCATTGGAAAACACttcattgtttaaaaaaattcaaataaaaacTACAATCATGAAAATAAACAGAGCAGATTGCTTGACAGAGGTGGCCTTGTTGTGAGGCAACGCAGCGGTCCCCATGGATGATAACAGTGTGGTCGGCTGGAGGGCAGGGGTCCCTCAGGTCAAGTCCACGGATGACTCAATGGCTCGGTCTGGTTCTATTCTCATCAGAGCAGCTCAGATAGTCACTTAACCGTAGGAGGCGTGTAGTGGGTCCGGCACCGTTCACTGAACACCTGAGGAAGGAACAGCACAGGAGGTCATTGAAGTGCatatatctgtgtctgtgtgagagatcCTGGGAGTGTGCTTGAGAGGTCAAACAGGCTATGAGATGAGAGGTCAGAGTGATGTTCTTACCTTCAGACTTCTGTCATTAACAACCTCTTCAACATTCAGCTCCGACCGCATGAGTTTTAACTGGAGGAGAAAAGACcgacagacactcagacacactaCAACAAGGTAACACTGAACCCTGCTTCTAATACAGTCAAATACTGCCAACAACAGAAACCTGGAGACTATTGAGGACTAGTGTTAAGAATTCCAGCTCCTAGTTAGCAGTTTTAGCAACCCTGAACTGGTAGTTTGTTCTGCTTGTCCATCACTCCTTATTTTCTTATTAGTGGTACCTACAAGTCACCTCACTTGTATCAGCCAATCACAGTTCGCCATTCCCAGTGTGCCTCACTGAACCTCGCTGCTGCCGTCAGAGTGAGATCGTGGACAGAATGGACTGACTGTTTGACCTGTGTTTTAGGGCATCGAAGTGTCAGTACTGTTATTGCTTCTTTAGGTCATTACTTCATTGCTGTTAAGGGAGCCATTGTTATGGCGAACTTTACCATGTTAATAATGTTTACAAGGTATTTTCCTGTTCCATGTGCGTCACGTCATTTCTAGCCTGCTAGCCAAGATGTTAGCCAGCCATGCTAGCTCATTTATGCTGTGTGACACATGCCTCGTTTAAGATATATATTATTCTGTTTGGTTAAGTTTATAGCCATTTATAACCTTTGTGACGCCTCAATCTACTGTGTAAAGTATTTAGCATGTAGCCTCACTTAGCCTGTGTCTTTCCTCGTGTGTCTTTTCCACATTAGTTGTGGTCTGGTGTTGGCATTTTAGCTAACATCTGCTGCATCCAAAATAGGGATTTTGCAAGGATCAAAAGCAAATAATCTTAGCGACTGTTCAATAATGAAAACAACATTGTATGCATATATAATTTAGTTGTTTTTATCTATAAAATATGTAGAGAATCTTATAAACCTAGCCTGGCTAGCTGGCTTCAACATAGTGTTGCACCGAATACCTGTTTTGCcctattggttagagtctgtAAGTAAGTCACTGTAAGGTTATATTCAGCGTACGTGATAAATAAACTTGTGTTGTCAAAAAATGGCAGCGGTCTACCGACATTACCATGGGGGGGTGTAGCAGCGGGAAGATGTTTGGGGGTGGGGGCAGCTACGTGAAGGGCTGTAGcttagtatagtgtagtataggtAATGTATTACCTTGGTACAGTGTGGTGTGGATCATAGTGTAGTATAGGTAATGTATTACCTTGGTCTGTTCCTTCCTGAGTAGTTTGACAGTTGTCATGTTGTCTCCGTCCTTGGCCCTCTGCTCTCTCAGCTGGCCCACCACCTCAGAGGTCTGGGCTATACACGTCTTAATGGCTCGGTCTCTGCTCAGGTGGGCCTCCATCAGctgcaacacaacaccacaaacaCATCAGCAAAcataacacaaacacaacataCACAAAAACACCAAACATGACACCACATATACACAACATCAAATACAACAAacaccacatacagttgaagtcggaagtttacctacaccttagccaaatacatttaaactcagtttcaaaattcctgacatttactcctagtaaaaattccctgtcttaggttagttagaatcaccactttaatttaagaatgtgaaatgtcagaatagtagtagagagaattatttattcagcttttctttctttcatcacattctcagtgggtcagaagtttacatacactcaattagtatttcgtagcattgcctttaaatggtttaacttgggtcaaacgtttcgagtagccttccacaagcttcccacaataagttgggtgaattttgggccattccctctgacaaagctggtgtaacagtcaggtttgtcggcctccttgaac
Coding sequences within it:
- the LOC139420572 gene encoding protein MIX23; its protein translation is MAAPDGTLNCEDFSMFQDVLKVMRNIDDRIVHSLNTTVPTVSFSGRVDASQTCRQLYESLMEAHLSRDRAIKTCIAQTSEVVGQLREQRAKDGDNMTTVKLLRKEQTKLKLMRSELNVEEVVNDRSLKVFSERCRTHYTPPTVK